Proteins from one Ranitomeya variabilis isolate aRanVar5 chromosome 1, aRanVar5.hap1, whole genome shotgun sequence genomic window:
- the LOC143776555 gene encoding uncharacterized protein LOC143776555, which produces MSTHLKRVCLRTESDSEVRNALATAKDTLQCIAEKGTSIQFSDIKPLKSLWETVSFLEGRGFLVVNKPSFESHDTPLTCEGPAQEETGRSEPCSMPLVEPDSPMADTPANLQPAGGLEGDPCPEPEHTGRLSVHVADEEIVDGSDRRIQARQWKNKKRLATQTAGLYKRHSMDHPILKGFHSYLSVTLGVPNCQQEVSNLARFLFFINPKALTLEYVTMPSRVNEYFEKLRSLRLSSQSSLRILKHIRRFTTYQMRGTTLSTQEPQLYRACEVFMEFTMDLQKSLYRGVCRESVGKRYETLMEPSKTPKDCQRILEKAKPRFQACLAAVQDGGSDLERSEILLYLQALLILRNLQRPGVVRNMTVSEWDRRTHHLYSGNRMTIVGVKTHKCDSTQVASFVLSEEEESVSFHRAREPRQPHSTWGTNPSLVPMLNLLEGCSLALD; this is translated from the exons ATGTCCACGCATTTGAAAAGAGTGTGCCTGAGAACCGAGAGTGATTCTGAGGTACGAAATGCCTTAGCTACCGCCAAGGATACCCTTCAATGTATTGCGGAAAAGGGAACCAGTATCCAATTCAGCGACATCAAGCCTCTCAAATCCCTGTGGGAGACTGTCTCCTTTTTGGAAGGTCGCGGCTTCTTAGTAGTAAATAAGCCGAGTTTTGAGTCGCACGACACGCCATTAACCTGTGAGGGGCCCGCTCAGGAAGAAACAGGCCGTTCGGAGCCCTGCTCCATGCCCCTGGTGGAGCCAGATTCTCCTATGGCGGACACGCCTGCCAATTTACAGCCGGCAGGCGGGTTGGAGGGAGACCCATGCCCGGAGCCTGAACACACAGGGAGATTATCTGTCCACGTAGCCGATGAGGAGATCGTGGATGGCAGTGATCGAAGGATTCAGGCCAGGCAGTGGAAAAACAAAAAACGCCTCGCTACACAGACCGCCGGCTTGTACAAGCGCCATTCGATGGATCACCCCATCCTGAAGGGTTTCCACTCGTATCTATCGGTTACACTTGGGGTCCCCAACTGCCAACAGGAGGTATCGAACTTGGCTAGGTTCCTGTTCTTTATCAACCCAAAAGCTCTTACGCTGGAGTACGTTACAATGCCTAGCCGAGTAAACGAATATTTTGAAAAGCTGAGAAGCCTTCGACTATCGAGCCAGTCATCCCTCAGGATACTGAAGCATATTCGGAGGTTCACCACCTATCAGATGAGAGGCACAACGCTGAGCACCCAGGAACCTCAACTGTACCGAGCCTGCGAGGTTTTCATGGAGTTTACAATGGACCTACAAAAGTCACTGTACAGGGGAGTCTGCAGGGAGTCGGTCGGCAAAAG GTACGAAACACTGATGGAGCCCTCAAAGACACCGAAGGACTGCCAGAGAATACTGGAGAAGGCAAAGCCTAGATTTCAGGCGTGCCTAGCGGCTGTGCAAGATGGGGGATCCGACCTAGAACGCAGTGAAATCCTACTGTACCTCCAGGCCCTTCTAATTCTCAGAAATCTCCAAAGACCGGGCGTTGTTCGCAACATGACG GTTTCAGAGTGGGATAGGAGGACCCATCACCTGTACTCCGGCAATCGCATGACTATTGTCGGTGTGAAGACACACAAGTGTGACTCGACTCAAGTAGCATCGTTCGTGCTTTCAGAGGAAGAGGAATCGGTAAGTTTTCACCGAGCCAGGGAACCCAGGCAACCCCACTCCACATGGGGAACAAACCCTTCTCTTGTCCCCATGTTAAATCTGTTGGAGGGGTGCTCTCTGGCTTTAGattaa